The candidate division KSB1 bacterium region TAAACCATTATTGATTTGGTGCCATGTTTTTCCGTTGTCGATCGATCGGAAAACACCTTCATTCCATGTGCTGGCGAAAGCTTCATTAAACCCACTTGTTACAAGTGAAGAAATATCCGTATTCGTTAAACCGTTGTTCAGCTGTTGCCACTTGAACCCATTATCATCGGAGCGATAGATGCCGCCATTACCGGCGCCGGCAAAAACGTCTCCGGTATTGGAATTGACAGCAAGAGCATGCACAGCTATTACCGTTAAGCCATTATTAAACTGACTCCAGGAATTGCCATTATCTTCAGATCGAAATACACCGGTATGGCGGGAACCGGCAAAAATATCCTGGGTCTTGGGATTAATCGCAAAAGCGTTAATAACCGTATTGTTCAATCCGCTATCTAATGGGTTCCAGGTAAACCCATAATCCGTCGAGCGAAAAGCCCCTTTTTTATTTGTACCGGCAAGGATATCACTTGCTCTTTCTGTTGGGATAAAAAGAGTACGAACGGATGTTTCAATTAAATCATTGTTAAGCCTGTTCCAGGTTACACCATTATTATCGGAATGATATACACCGTTATCCGATCCCGCGAAGAGAGTATTATCACGGTCTGATGGAATGGCCAGTGTGTACACGGCCGTGGTCAAACCATTATTGGCCTCCAGCCAACTATCGCCATTATCAGTCGATTTAAAAACACCTCTGAGTGTACCGGCAAAAACATCACCGGATGTATTGATGCCAAGAGCAAAAATTCTTGCATCTGGTAGTCCAACTCCCCTATAAACCCAGGTGGAGCCATTATCAGTAGAACGAAATAGACCCGCTCTCCAGGTTCCTGCAAATATATCGCCATCGTGATTAATGGCAAAAGCACTAATCCAGTTTTCCGTTGTTGGTGTAATGCCGGTATCAACCTGGTTCCAGGTTGCGCCATTATCACGGGAACGAAATACACCACTGCTATAAGTTCCGGCAAAAATGTCACCATCACTATTAATGGCCAGCGAAAAAACATCCGGCTCTGTTAAACCGGTATTAATCTGCAGCCAGGATTCGCCATTGTCCATCGAACGGAATACACCACGATCCACTGTCCCCGCAAAGATATGGCCATCATTATTAATGGCATATGCATTAATATGGCCACCAAACGGGCCATTGGTTTTCTGCCAAAAATCATTCTGAGCAAAAACTGGTTTATTGGGGATGTAAAATAAAAATGTTATTTGACAGAAAATAATGAAGAAAAAACGGTTGTATCGCATGGCTTCCCTCCATATTT contains the following coding sequences:
- a CDS encoding T9SS type A sorting domain-containing protein, whose product is MRYNRFFFIIFCQITFLFYIPNKPVFAQNDFWQKTNGPFGGHINAYAINNDGHIFAGTVDRGVFRSMDNGESWLQINTGLTEPDVFSLAINSDGDIFAGTYSSGVFRSRDNGATWNQVDTGITPTTENWISAFAINHDGDIFAGTWRAGLFRSTDNGSTWVYRGVGLPDARIFALGINTSGDVFAGTLRGVFKSTDNGDSWLEANNGLTTAVYTLAIPSDRDNTLFAGSDNGVYHSDNNGVTWNRLNNDLIETSVRTLFIPTERASDILAGTNKKGAFRSTDYGFTWNPLDSGLNNTVINAFAINPKTQDIFAGSRHTGVFRSEDNGNSWSQFNNGLTVIAVHALAVNSNTGDVFAGAGNGGIYRSDDNGFKWQQLNNGLTNTDISSLVTSGFNEAFASTWNEGVFRSIDNGKTWHQINNGLTGKLVYTLAINSFGDLFAGTLSGVFRSSDKGNSWQQVSNGLDNKAVFTLTIDVKGQLFAGTNDGIFISTDNGQGWTKRSNFLDNIAVSTIAVHERGYLFAGTNNNGVYRSLDDGNSWHRINNGLANTRINTMGILPGLNGGIIVGTGGNFNGVQFRGVYFSNDFGDNWSRFNEGFPENIAVYTIAVDGKGNVFAGTDYGVFLNEASTTSVKEISTEVPDLFALSQNYPNPFNPSTTIRFELAQPSNVRLDLFDIAGRKVATMINKNFETGTYSLDFDAGGLPNGIYYYRMQAGEFVKTRKLLLLK